One Penaeus vannamei isolate JL-2024 chromosome 38, ASM4276789v1, whole genome shotgun sequence genomic window, ttcctctctctctctcgtgcgaaCAAGTATGAGCAAGGGGActgagagagactaagagagagaggaggaggaggaggaggaggaggaggaggagggaggagaggtgaggtgaggagaggagagagacaaaagagatagataattagatagattgataaacagaaagatagagggagagacagggagagaataaggaaaggggtaaagaaaatggatagaaagagagagagaaagagaaagtgagagtgaactatagtgagagaaaaagaaaagaaagggaaagaaaaaagattgagaaaaaataaggagggaagagtaagagagagagagaatggctaaaagaggaaagaaagggaaagcgaagggggggggggggggcgggttgtgAGAAAAGGTGTGAATAAAAAGAGATTAGAGGAAGACCATGATAACGAAGGTGTttgtgagcgagagtgagagagagagtgagtggagatagagagagaggagagggggagacacaaagaaagaggttATTTAGGGACATGAGGCAgaccaacaaagaaacaaaaacaaaagaataaaggggggggggagagaatccgcgagtgaaagtgaaagtgctAAAATAGCCACGGTATTTATCGCTTATAAAATGTGACCCAATATTGCTTTCAACATGCTGGGTAATGAATGTTAACTAGAAAGCTAAGTACCGTTCGAAGTAACTAGATACGCACAAGAGTTTGGAAAAGTGAAAGTCATGTCAAGTGAAAGTCATGTCATTGTTTATTTTAAACGCACGCAGTGTTCAACGACGGAAATCCAAGTAGCCATTATTTACGGTTTATATTAGTCCCCCCCCATAAGTATGCGCTCACAGAAAACGAGCTTGTACTCGAGGAGGACTTAAATAACGTATTTATATCTGAAAGCTAGTTTACTTCGTCTGTAATAACTATTGAGAAAACTTGGGGAATTTAACAGGTAGTTGAGGGAGAGGTTGCTAAGTGTGTAACCAttttagtttcatcattattattattattattattattatgaagagaaaatgaaaatatgacatGTTATCGCAATACTACTGACATTTTGATGGAATAGAAGGGACTTGAGATTACAGTCGTATTCTTTTCCCCTCATGAAGTGGACATTTCGGTGAAAACCTATTTTCTAGCGAACACTACAGTGGTTGTGAGGGAAGCCATTGCGACGTTGCCTGCCTTGTTCCGTTGCCTGCAATCTGAGAAGTGAATTGCCTTTCGCTGAAGGACGCGAGCGAGGAACGACAGCCGAACTGAccgcatttctttttctttccaggcAGCGTCATGGAGTACGCGGCCATGCTCAGCGCGCCCGACCTCGTGTCGGGTCTGCGCGACCTGCTGGCCGACCCGGAGCCGCGCGTGGTCAAGCGCACCGTGCGCGTGTTCGCCAACGTGTACCGCCACGCGCTGCAGCTGCTGGCCACGGGCGAGCTGGACGAGGCCACGTTCAAGGGCGCGTGGCCCGCCGTCAAGAGCGTGGCCGAGCAGCTGATGGCGCTGCTGGCCGCGGGCGAGAACGAGGgcatcatcatccacatcatccgGTTCCTGGAGGCGGCGCTGGTGGCGCACCTCCTCTCCGACGTGTCCCGCTACCCCGACGTCGCCGCCCAGAGCCCCGAGATGGTGGAGAAGGGCGTGGCGGCGCTCAAGGGACTCATCACCACGCCCTACGTGGGCGGCTCGGCCTTCATCGTGGCCATCCGCGCCCTCATCACAGTGGCCTGCTACAAGCCCGACCTGTGGCAGCCGGTGACGCAGCTGATCGAGCAGCAGATCGCCTCGCCGCCGCCCACGCTCTTCGACCACAACGTGCGCACGCTCCACAAGATGCTGCAGAGGAACCTGTTCCGTCTGCTGCGCCGCACAGAGTCCATGAGCCTGCGCGGCCGCCTCATCGAGATGATGGTGACCGTGGGCGTGCCGCGGAGAATGCTCTCGCACTGGGCGCCGCCGCAGGAGTCGAGGAAGCGGCCGGCGCAGGTGGCCGCCTCGGAGGACGACATCACAGGCCGCAACACGCCGCCCAGCAAGAGGCCCAGGGAGGACGACCTCGCCGACGCCGCGCAGGACGACCAGCCCACTTCGCCCAGCGACGCCAAGGACAGCAGAGACCCCAGGGAGAACAGGGACCCCAGGGAGCACAGGGCCCCCAAAGAGAGCCGGGACCCCAGGGAGAGCCGGGAGCCACGGCCAGGCCGAGACCCGAGGACGCAGAAAGCGGCACGGCCCCCTCGAGACCCCCGACTGGTTCCGGAGGCTCAGTCAACGCCCCCGCGGGAGGCGGAGCAGGACGGCGCCCGCACCCAGCCCGCCTCCGGCAGGTCGACGCCGGaggggaagaagagcgagaagagcgaCGTGAGCTCGCACTTCGAGTTCCTGAAGAGCCTCATCACCAGCAACGGCGGCAAGAACTCCCCGGCGCCCTTCGTGGAGCGCTGCTCGGCCAAGGAGAAGGCCGTCTACGACCGGCTGGAGCACCCGCAGGTGGTGGAGCTGGTTCTCAGCTGCCTGGGGAACGTGCCGGACTCGCCGCCCGAGGACCTCGTGCTGCGTCTGCAGGGCCTGAGCAACGACGTGCAGGGGATGCGAGAGCGCCTGGCCACGCTGCTGGCGCCTCTCATGCCCGACACCATCATGGCCCTAGAAGACGCGAGCGCCTCCAGACCAGCGTCAGCGTCCTCAGGCACCTTCAGCGCCCTCTCCAGTTCCAGGGTGAGCCCCCCAGGCCGCCTGCGCGAGCCCTCGCCTCCGTCGCCGCCTTCCACGCCGCCCTCCAACCGCTCCACGCCCAGCGACGGCTCCCAGGATGTGGACATGCGGCAGCTTCTTGGCCACGGCTTCGGGAGCAGCGGCGGCGACGTCGACATGAGGAGCGAGGCCCGGGCGCGGTCCTCCAGGGACCccagggaagggaggaaacagcAGCAGCTGCAGCAGCAGCTTCCGGCAGTTAACGTCCCCAGGAGTTCCATCATTGACCCCAGAATAACGTCTGGCCTCGGCTTCGGGAACGGCGGCCTGGGCCGGCAGGACCCGAGGGCCATGGGCGGGCCGGCGGGGATGAGCGGGCCCGTGGGCATGAATGGGCCGATGGTGATGGGCGGGCCAATGGACCCGCGAGGCAGCCAGGTGGGCGGTGGGGGGATCGGGGCGCCCAGTCTGTTTGGCGCGGGCCCTGGGAACGGCCTGCACCAGATCGGCGGCCTGCGAGCGCCCTGGCAGAATGGCAACATGCAGGCCAACCCGCTTGCCATGATGATGCACAGTATCAATGCCGCCCAGGCAATGTTCCCCCAGGCGCCGCCCATGCACCTATAGCAGCCCCCGTGGATGGGCGGGGGCTGGGACTAGGGCGGGAGGCAGACGAGGGGCCACAGAGGGCGGGGCATGAGGCCTTCCTGCCGACACTTCGATACTCAAGGAGACCCGCTCCGATCGCAGCCAGCTGAGGGCAAGCTGCGCCGCAGTGCGTTCATGTTATTATAGacttatatactcgtatataatttctttctctttaatttagTTCTCTGCGGGTATCTCCTTCCtatcatttatcaatattttcttacCATGTGTGTCCCATAGTTTATTATAATAAAATCGTTGTTATGTTCAGTGCTTAAGGAACTACACGGTAGTTCTTCAGAAGAAACCCTGAAACCTACCTGGCGGGGTTAAGCGTCGGAAACTCAAGGATTTCATGTACATAATAGATTGAACAAATGGATGTACATATTAATGAACATGTGCAAACCTGGAATGCTTGTGAGCCGCGAATGTTGCCAGTTATTTATGTTATGAATGTAATCCTGGAtagatgattttttttacatttttgaatatacataaaacaatattTACCTAGTTTTAGTATTCCTTGTTTATTTAATAACAAAAAGATGGCCTTTGCATGGTTGTCGCATTCTGATATGAATGTGTTTGCAAATACACTTTATCAACCATGAGAAATTAAACCGTCACAGctgatataaaaaagtaaaaagaaaatatatgtatacagtaattgtacatttatataataatatttatattcatattctaattctagcacatttatttcgcttttaaccattaaccattcataTTCTAGTATggctgtgtgtttatatttatacataaacataatgtaTATTACATGATacattacatttatacatttacacgtAATGTATGTTACATGATACATAGTCGAAAGAAAGCGAAATAACCACATAATTaccaaaatatcaaaatcaagACACACATTTTAAATCATAAAACCTCATAAAGAAAACCAAAAGGAAGTCAATTTCGGAGACATACAGCAAATAATATGACTGCTAAATTCAGACAAGAAAATCAAGAAACCAGTAAgaggaaatgatgaaaaaaaggataagaagaagaaagaaagaaagaaagaaaaagaaagaaagaaagaaagaaagaaagaaagaaagaaaaagaaaaagaaaaaaccacTAGGAACGCCATAACCCTTGCTGccttccttgtcttcccttcGTCTGTAACTATTTTGTCTGTAactattaaccattaaccatccgtaaaagaataaatgaataaataaaacacacggatacatgtaaacaaatggaatcaagaaaacaagaaaagtaaaatatagaAACAAACTTCCCATAACCAACATATCCAGAGATATTTGCCCACTACCACACGAAAGAacctaataaaaaacaaacaaaactatacATATTAAAGATAAAACTAAATCACAAACACCTCTAAATGCCTCTAAATATTTCAAACAAAGAAGCTAGCTCCTTTTGCACTCCaagagcagttttttttttcaatctgctTCAATGTTCCTTCAGTCTTTAAGGCTATATCACACTAACACTTTTCCCGTCAATCATTTTCTTGAGtttggtgaaaatatcaaaatatctttccttgagtttggtgaaaatatcaaaatatctttc contains:
- the LOC113806190 gene encoding uncharacterized protein isoform X1, translated to MASEGYSQGSVMEYAAMLSAPDLVSGLRDLLADPEPRVVKRTVRVFANVYRHALQLLATGELDEATFKGAWPAVKSVAEQLMALLAAGENEGIIIHIIRFLEAALVAHLLSDVSRYPDVAAQSPEMVEKGVAALKGLITTPYVGGSAFIVAIRALITVACYKPDLWQPVTQLIEQQIASPPPTLFDHNVRTLHKMLQRNLFRLLRRTESMSLRGRLIEMMVTVGVPRRMLSHWAPPQESRKRPAQVAASEDDITGRNTPPSKRPREDDLADAAQDDQPTSPSDAKDSRDPRENRDPREHRAPKESRDPRESREPRPGRDPRTQKAARPPRDPRLVPEAQSTPPREAEQDGARTQPASGRSTPEGKKSEKSDVSSHFEFLKSLITSNGGKNSPAPFVERCSAKEKAVYDRLEHPQVVELVLSCLGNVPDSPPEDLVLRLQGLSNDVQGMRERLATLLAPLMPDTIMALEDASASRPASASSGTFSALSSSRVSPPGRLREPSPPSPPSTPPSNRSTPSDGSQDVDMRQLLGHGFGSSGGDVDMRSEARARSSRDPREGRKQQQLQQQLPAVNVPRSSIIDPRITSGLGFGNGGLGRQDPRAMGGPAGMSGPVGMNGPMVMGGPMDPRGSQVGGGGIGAPSLFGAGPGNGLHQIGGLRAPWQNGNMQANPLAMMMHSINAAQAMFPQAPPMHL
- the LOC113806190 gene encoding uncharacterized protein isoform X2; this translates as MEYAAMLSAPDLVSGLRDLLADPEPRVVKRTVRVFANVYRHALQLLATGELDEATFKGAWPAVKSVAEQLMALLAAGENEGIIIHIIRFLEAALVAHLLSDVSRYPDVAAQSPEMVEKGVAALKGLITTPYVGGSAFIVAIRALITVACYKPDLWQPVTQLIEQQIASPPPTLFDHNVRTLHKMLQRNLFRLLRRTESMSLRGRLIEMMVTVGVPRRMLSHWAPPQESRKRPAQVAASEDDITGRNTPPSKRPREDDLADAAQDDQPTSPSDAKDSRDPRENRDPREHRAPKESRDPRESREPRPGRDPRTQKAARPPRDPRLVPEAQSTPPREAEQDGARTQPASGRSTPEGKKSEKSDVSSHFEFLKSLITSNGGKNSPAPFVERCSAKEKAVYDRLEHPQVVELVLSCLGNVPDSPPEDLVLRLQGLSNDVQGMRERLATLLAPLMPDTIMALEDASASRPASASSGTFSALSSSRVSPPGRLREPSPPSPPSTPPSNRSTPSDGSQDVDMRQLLGHGFGSSGGDVDMRSEARARSSRDPREGRKQQQLQQQLPAVNVPRSSIIDPRITSGLGFGNGGLGRQDPRAMGGPAGMSGPVGMNGPMVMGGPMDPRGSQVGGGGIGAPSLFGAGPGNGLHQIGGLRAPWQNGNMQANPLAMMMHSINAAQAMFPQAPPMHL